In a genomic window of Streptococcus oralis:
- a CDS encoding Nramp family divalent metal transporter, with protein sequence MSSYKKVSLSEINQSIETPNNNHFWQNLKAFLGPGALVAVGYMDPGNWITSVVGGASYKYSLLFVILISSIIAMQLQQMAGKLGIVTRMDLAQATAHHAPKWLRYSLWVILELALMATDLAEVLGSAIALNLLFKIPIMVAILLTVLDVFLLLLLMKFGFKKIEAIVTTLILTILAIFTYLVALSSPSIQGIFGGYLPTSTLFETPLPGHESQLTLALGIVGATVMPHNLYLHSSLSQTRKINHKDKKDVRKAVRFMTWDSNLQLSLAFIVNSLLLILGASLFFGHASEISAFSQMYNALQDSTIAGAIASSTLSTLFALALLASGQNSTITGTLTGQIVMEGFLHLRLPQWIIRIGTRIFALLPVIIVAVLFGHQEKTLDQLLVYSQVFLSIALPFSIFPLIYLTSKKSMMGEFTNAKWNTILGYAVSIILTILNIKLLFDIF encoded by the coding sequence ATGTCTTCTTACAAAAAAGTCTCTCTTTCTGAGATCAACCAATCTATTGAAACTCCCAATAACAATCATTTTTGGCAAAATCTAAAAGCATTCTTAGGACCTGGAGCCCTTGTAGCAGTTGGTTATATGGATCCTGGAAACTGGATTACCAGTGTGGTTGGTGGTGCTTCCTACAAATATAGTCTTTTATTTGTTATTTTAATTTCATCCATCATTGCTATGCAGTTACAACAGATGGCTGGAAAGCTCGGTATCGTGACTAGGATGGACCTAGCGCAGGCAACAGCACATCATGCTCCCAAGTGGCTTCGCTATAGTCTGTGGGTGATTTTAGAATTAGCTTTAATGGCGACAGACTTAGCCGAGGTTCTAGGTTCAGCGATTGCCTTAAATCTTTTATTTAAAATACCGATTATGGTCGCTATCCTCTTAACCGTTTTAGATGTATTTCTTTTGTTGTTGTTGATGAAATTTGGCTTCAAAAAAATTGAAGCCATTGTTACGACTCTTATTTTAACCATATTAGCCATCTTTACCTATCTGGTGGCCTTATCCAGTCCAAGTATTCAGGGTATTTTTGGTGGTTATTTACCGACTTCAACTTTATTTGAAACACCGTTACCAGGTCATGAAAGCCAATTGACCTTGGCTCTAGGAATTGTGGGAGCGACAGTCATGCCCCATAATCTCTATCTTCATTCATCCCTATCCCAAACAAGGAAAATCAATCACAAAGATAAGAAGGATGTTCGAAAAGCCGTGCGTTTTATGACCTGGGATTCAAATCTTCAGTTGTCCCTAGCCTTTATTGTCAATTCCTTGCTTCTTATTTTAGGGGCATCTCTCTTTTTTGGTCATGCATCTGAAATTTCGGCCTTTTCTCAAATGTACAATGCTTTACAGGATTCGACAATAGCAGGAGCGATAGCTAGCTCAACGCTGTCAACTTTATTTGCTCTGGCTCTCTTAGCAAGTGGACAGAATTCTACCATCACAGGCACCTTGACAGGTCAGATTGTCATGGAAGGTTTCTTACATCTAAGATTACCTCAGTGGATTATCCGTATCGGGACACGTATTTTTGCCTTGCTCCCTGTGATTATAGTCGCCGTCTTGTTTGGACATCAAGAAAAAACCTTGGATCAGTTATTGGTCTATTCGCAGGTCTTTCTGTCAATTGCTCTTCCGTTTTCAATCTTCCCCTTAATCTATCTGACCTCTAAGAAGTCAATGATGGGAGAATTTACCAATGCCAAGTGGAATACAATCCTAGGTTACGCAGTTTCAATCATCTTGACCATTCTCAATATCAAGCTTCTTTTCGATATTTTTTAA
- the crcB gene encoding fluoride efflux transporter CrcB, protein MVIVYLAIACGFGALVRYFFSRYNQASKLPLGTLIANLLGCFLIGLLYNHVESKEVYAILATGFCGGLTTFSTLNDELQKLLSDKKVFYSYFLLTYIGGFLAIFLGILL, encoded by the coding sequence ATGGTAATCGTTTATCTTGCAATCGCCTGCGGGTTCGGAGCCCTGGTGCGTTATTTCTTTTCCCGCTATAATCAAGCTTCTAAATTGCCACTAGGAACTCTCATTGCCAATCTTCTAGGATGTTTTTTAATTGGCCTACTTTACAATCATGTGGAGTCCAAGGAAGTCTATGCTATCCTAGCGACAGGTTTTTGTGGAGGGTTGACGACCTTTTCAACTCTGAATGACGAGCTGCAAAAACTGTTAAGTGACAAGAAGGTATTTTATAGCTATTTCCTCTTAACTTACATAGGCGGGTTTCTAGCGATTTTTTTAGGAATTCTGCTATAA
- a CDS encoding flavodoxin, whose product MALAKIVFASMTGNTEEIADIVADKLRDLGLDVDVDECTTVDASDFLEADIAIVATYTYGDGELPDEMMDFYEDLADLNLNGKIYGVVGSGDTFYDEFCKAVDDFDRVFVATGAEKGSECVKVDLSAEEEDIERLEQFAEELAAKVG is encoded by the coding sequence ATGGCATTAGCAAAAATTGTATTTGCCAGTATGACCGGTAATACCGAAGAAATTGCAGATATTGTAGCAGATAAATTGCGTGACTTGGGCTTGGATGTCGATGTGGATGAATGTACGACTGTTGACGCTTCAGACTTCTTGGAGGCAGACATCGCAATCGTTGCGACTTATACTTATGGAGACGGAGAATTGCCAGATGAGATGATGGACTTCTACGAAGACCTAGCAGATCTCAACTTGAATGGCAAAATCTATGGAGTGGTCGGTTCAGGTGATACCTTCTACGACGAATTCTGTAAGGCTGTCGATGACTTTGATCGTGTATTTGTCGCGACAGGAGCAGAAAAAGGTTCAGAGTGTGTTAAAGTGGACCTCTCTGCCGAAGAAGAAGACATCGAGCGTTTGGAACAATTCGCAGAAGAATTGGCTGCAAAAGTAGGATAA
- a CDS encoding lantibiotic ABC transporter permease gives MEKNRLYILISAGVAILGSLLPWASLNAGSFGSYSVNGYQGDGWFVIIAAIVSIVLACLNNMNKAMPKGFSIGVIVAGAIATLVTLNSLFNVNKYMSNFGGYGISIGFGLILAILASIALVVTGLLAMSGGKITKESFTELAESGKDFAQTVGRVTSSTVKTAVEEIKKESQERKKEETTAEKTETAKEETEQTEEAKEPANVEAESVAENAEPVKEETTEAETKTEAEPVAEPTETEAEAETVTESTETEPTETEKEAKSAAENTEPVKETEVKNEQEEKAPNQEN, from the coding sequence ATGGAAAAAAATCGTTTGTATATTCTCATTTCTGCTGGAGTAGCCATCCTTGGTTCACTCTTGCCATGGGCTAGTTTAAATGCAGGTTCTTTTGGGTCCTATAGTGTGAATGGTTACCAAGGAGATGGGTGGTTTGTCATTATCGCGGCTATTGTGTCTATTGTTCTTGCGTGCTTGAATAACATGAATAAAGCAATGCCTAAAGGGTTCTCAATTGGTGTCATTGTTGCGGGTGCAATTGCAACTCTCGTTACACTAAATAGTCTCTTTAATGTAAATAAGTACATGTCTAACTTTGGTGGATATGGCATTTCAATCGGCTTTGGTTTGATTTTGGCTATTCTTGCTAGCATTGCACTAGTTGTAACTGGTCTCTTGGCAATGTCAGGTGGTAAAATTACAAAAGAATCATTTACTGAATTAGCTGAGTCTGGTAAAGATTTTGCTCAAACTGTCGGACGTGTAACAAGCTCTACCGTTAAAACTGCAGTCGAAGAAATCAAAAAAGAATCTCAAGAACGTAAAAAAGAAGAAACTACTGCTGAGAAAACAGAGACTGCTAAAGAGGAAACCGAGCAAACAGAAGAAGCTAAGGAACCAGCTAATGTGGAGGCTGAATCAGTAGCAGAAAACGCAGAACCAGTAAAAGAAGAAACTACAGAAGCTGAAACAAAAACAGAAGCTGAACCTGTAGCCGAACCAACTGAAACAGAGGCTGAAGCTGAAACTGTAACAGAATCAACAGAAACAGAACCTACTGAAACTGAAAAAGAGGCTAAATCAGCAGCAGAAAACACAGAACCAGTAAAAGAAACAGAAGTAAAAAATGAACAAGAAGAAAAAGCTCCAAATCAAGAGAACTAA
- the rplS gene encoding 50S ribosomal protein L19, which yields MNPLIQSLTEGQLRTDIPSFRPGDTVRVHAKVVEGNRERIQIFEGVVIARKGAGISENYTVRKISNGVGVERIFPIHTPRVEKIEVVRYGKVRRAKLYYLRALQGKAARIKEIRR from the coding sequence ATGAATCCATTAATCCAAAGCTTGACTGAAGGTCAACTTCGTACAGATATCCCATCATTCCGTCCTGGTGACACTGTTCGTGTACACGCGAAAGTTGTCGAAGGAAACCGTGAACGTATCCAGATTTTTGAAGGTGTTGTTATCGCACGTAAAGGTGCTGGCATCTCAGAAAACTACACAGTTCGTAAAATCTCTAACGGTGTAGGTGTTGAGCGTATCTTCCCAATCCACACTCCACGTGTTGAAAAGATCGAAGTTGTTCGTTACGGTAAAGTACGTCGTGCGAAATTGTACTACTTGCGTGCTCTTCAAGGTAAAGCAGCTCGTATCAAAGAAATCCGTCGTTAA
- a CDS encoding chorismate mutase, with product MDLDSIRQEIDQIDDQIVKLLEERMHLVEGVVAYKKASGKPILDTKREEIIFEKVRNRVEDKRYQETIVATFSDILKRSRDYQDQNIK from the coding sequence ATGGATTTAGATAGTATTCGGCAAGAAATTGATCAAATCGATGACCAAATCGTAAAGCTCCTAGAAGAACGGATGCATTTGGTTGAGGGAGTAGTTGCCTATAAGAAAGCCTCAGGAAAACCTATTTTAGATACTAAGAGAGAAGAAATCATTTTTGAAAAAGTCAGAAATAGAGTAGAAGATAAGCGCTATCAGGAGACCATTGTTGCTACTTTTTCAGACATTCTCAAACGTTCGCGTGATTATCAGGATCAAAACATCAAATGA
- a CDS encoding DHH family phosphoesterase, which produces MEICQQILEKIKEYDTIIIHRHMKPDPDALGSQVGLKALLTHHFPEKTIKAVGYNEPTLTWMAEMDTVQDSDYQGALAIICDTANRPRIDDKRYEQAAFTIKIDHHPNDDIYGDLSWVDTSSSSASEMIALFAQENQLALSSKAARLLYAGIVGDTGRFLYPSTSARTFRIAAQLREVDFDFAGLSRQMDTMSFKIAKLQGYVYDHLEVDENGAARVLLTQDILKNYKVTDAETAAIVGAPGRIDTVKAWAIFVEQADGHFRVRMRSKITSINEIAKRHDGGGHPLASGANSYSLEENEQIYKELKEALQMHQG; this is translated from the coding sequence ATGGAAATTTGCCAGCAAATTTTAGAGAAAATCAAAGAATACGATACCATTATCATTCATCGTCATATGAAACCAGATCCTGATGCTTTAGGGAGTCAAGTGGGCTTGAAAGCTCTTCTCACACACCATTTTCCAGAAAAGACCATCAAAGCAGTCGGTTATAACGAACCAACTTTGACCTGGATGGCGGAAATGGATACTGTCCAAGACAGTGACTACCAAGGAGCTCTTGCTATTATTTGTGATACAGCGAATCGTCCTCGTATCGATGATAAACGCTACGAACAAGCTGCTTTCACCATCAAAATCGATCACCATCCAAATGATGATATCTACGGTGACCTATCTTGGGTGGATACAAGTTCAAGCAGTGCCAGTGAGATGATTGCATTATTTGCTCAAGAAAATCAGCTAGCTTTGTCTAGTAAAGCGGCACGACTTCTCTATGCAGGAATTGTAGGGGACACTGGGCGTTTTCTCTACCCGTCAACTAGTGCCCGTACCTTTAGAATAGCTGCCCAGCTCCGAGAAGTTGATTTTGACTTTGCTGGATTGTCTCGTCAAATGGATACCATGAGCTTCAAGATTGCAAAATTGCAAGGGTATGTTTATGATCATTTAGAAGTTGATGAGAATGGAGCTGCACGCGTTTTACTTACTCAAGACATCTTGAAAAATTATAAGGTTACGGATGCTGAAACGGCTGCGATTGTCGGAGCACCTGGTCGAATTGATACCGTTAAGGCTTGGGCTATCTTTGTTGAGCAAGCTGATGGTCACTTCCGTGTGCGTATGCGCAGTAAAATCACCTCTATCAATGAGATTGCCAAACGACACGACGGGGGAGGGCATCCATTAGCCAGTGGCGCCAATTCCTATAGTCTAGAAGAAAACGAACAAATATACAAAGAGCTGAAAGAGGCTCTACAGATGCACCAAGGCTAA
- a CDS encoding type B 50S ribosomal protein L31, translated as MKKDIHPEYRPVVFMDTTTGYKFLSGSTKRSNETVEFEGETYPLIRVEISSDSHPFYTGRQKFTQADGRVDRFNKKYGLK; from the coding sequence ATGAAAAAAGATATCCATCCAGAATATCGCCCAGTTGTCTTCATGGACACAACTACTGGTTACAAATTCCTTAGCGGTTCAACAAAACGCTCTAACGAAACTGTTGAGTTCGAAGGCGAAACTTACCCATTGATCCGTGTGGAAATTTCATCAGACTCACACCCATTCTACACTGGACGTCAAAAGTTCACTCAAGCAGATGGACGCGTGGATCGTTTCAACAAAAAATACGGTCTCAAATAA
- the crcB gene encoding fluoride efflux transporter CrcB: protein MKKEQFYPLGIFLAAMVGGLIRYLISTWLPASPDFPWGTLLVNYLGIFCLVYLVKGYLAHKGTSKGLVLALGTGFCGGLTTFSSLMLDAVKLLDTGRYLSLVLYLIFSIGGGLLLAYVLGRKKW from the coding sequence ATGAAAAAAGAACAATTTTATCCGCTAGGAATTTTTCTGGCTGCAATGGTGGGAGGCCTTATCCGCTATCTCATTTCCACTTGGTTACCAGCTAGCCCAGACTTTCCTTGGGGAACCCTTCTCGTCAATTATCTGGGAATATTCTGCCTGGTCTATCTGGTAAAAGGCTATCTGGCCCATAAGGGAACTAGTAAAGGCTTGGTTTTAGCGCTGGGGACGGGATTTTGTGGTGGCCTGACAACCTTTTCTAGCCTAATGCTTGATGCTGTGAAATTGCTCGATACTGGGCGTTATCTTAGTTTAGTCCTGTATTTGATTTTTAGTATTGGTGGAGGTCTACTCTTGGCTTATGTTCTAGGGAGGAAGAAATGGTAA